Proteins from one Cicer arietinum cultivar CDC Frontier isolate Library 1 chromosome 3, Cicar.CDCFrontier_v2.0, whole genome shotgun sequence genomic window:
- the LOC101514428 gene encoding uncharacterized protein — protein sequence MPIISRNKRLTGIFDQDARARLTVTNSQKLTSFNTGSVYSSDSDGDSLSLSDLVHSFLEEHTNGNNDDSAPNELDSDRVDSFADSSDLKRLNAVFMKNADCYRNMLLEHVTEASENFSFLKEQNVSIFRQSVAAFLREKGHDAAVCVTAWDISSVGGATASNHEFIDVVKIGSATWRYFVDLEFRAQFEIARPTPQFSEVLSSVPDVFVGGEKELKRTVLIVCDAAKKCFRSRALSIPPWRKNRFMQNKWFAPCRRTVYTVQGKPVRVTAVNGVSCRLLGFDDVVKETRRGGSITVRTR from the coding sequence ATGCCAATTATCTCTAGAAACAAACGTCTCACTGGAATCTTCGACCAAGATGCCAGAGCTCGACTCACCGTCACCAATAGCCAGAAACTCACATCCTTTAACACCGGAAGTGTTTATTCCAGCGATAGCGACGGCGACTCCCTCTCCCTATCTGACCTCGTGCATAGCTTCCTCGAAGAACATACCAACGGTAATAATGATGACTCGGCACCTAACGAGTTGGACTCGGACCGAGTCGACTCATTCGCCGACTCGTCTGATTTGAAACGTTTAAACGCTGTGTTCATGAAAAATGCTGACTGTTACAGGAACATGCTTCTCGAGCACGTTACGGAGGCTTCCGAAAACTTCTCGTTTTTGAAAGAGCAAAACGTTTCGATTTTCCGGCAAAGCGTGGCGGCGTTTCTGAGAGAGAAAGGACACGACGCGGCGGTTTGCGTAACCGCGTGGGACATTTCCTCCGTCGGCGGTGCAACCGCCAGTAACCACGAGTTTATTGACGTGGTGAAAATTGGATCCGCCACGTGGCGGTATTTTGTGGACCTCGAATTTCGTGCTCAATTCGAGATTGCTAGACCGACGCCGCAGTTCTCGGAGGTTTTGAGCTCCGTTCCCGATGTTTTCGTCGGAGGTGAGAAGGAGCTGAAACGCACCGTTTTGATTGTGTGCGATGCGGCAAAGAAGTGCTTTAGGAGTAGAGCGCTTTCGATTCCACCGTGGAGAAAAAACCGGTTCATGCAGAATAAGTGGTTCGCGCCGTGTAGACGAACCGTTTATACGGTTCAGGGAAAACCGGTGAGAGTAACGGCAGTGAACGGTGTTAGTTGTAGGTTGCTGGGTTTTGATGACGTGGTTAAGGAAACTAGACGGGGTGGTTCCATTACTGTTCGTACGAGATGA
- the LOC101514754 gene encoding equilibrative nucleotide transporter 3-like, which yields MAIFDESMGQENTEGKLRGMFICFILGIGCLIALNNMWTMGDYYYKVFPSYHPLLVFTIIYQPFSLTTTFILAHYESRINSRIRNLCGYTLFFILSSLVLLLDLATSGKGGIGPFIGLNVLFACFGVTHAFVQGGVSGELAFMCPEFIQSFIGGMTASGAVACGLRIFTKYNFEKYNNGLRKGALLSLAISTFFQLLSLILYAFYFSKLSIVKYYRSKAASEGAKTYIQNVDTNQQVGFVANQQDGLSHKKLFIENIDYFAIIFMTYVLTLSIMPGFLYEDTGIHKLGTWYPLVLMTMYNIMDLISSYIPLIKCLKLESRKGLLVTTLSRFLLVPAFYFTAKYGDQGWMILLVSYLGLTNGYVTVCVYTVVPKGYKGSEQNALGNMLALWLLSGVFVGVVLGWLWLIGNSVPKTQ from the exons ATGGCTATTTTTGATGAAAGTATGGGACAGGAAAACACAGAG GGGAAATTGAGAGGGATGTTTATATGTTTCATTCTGGGAATTGGATGCCTTATTGCATTGAACAACATGTGGACAATGGGAGATTACTACTACAAAGTCTTCCCT AGCTACCATCCTTTGCTGGTATTCACTATCATCTATCAACCATTCTCACTTACAACTACATTCATATTGGCTCACTACGAGTCAAGGATCAATTCAAGGATTCGGAATTTATGTGGATACACACTTTTCTTCATTCTCTCTTCCTTAGTTCTTCTT CTCGATCTAGCAACATCAGGGAAAGGGGGAATTGGACCTTTCATCGGTTTAAATGTACTTTTTGCTTGTTTTGGAGTTACACATGCTTTTGTCCAAGGTGGTGTATCAGGAGAATTGGCTTTTATGTGTCCTGAGTTCATTCAG TCCTTTATTGGTGGTATGACTGCATCTGGAGCTGTGGCTTGTGGTTTGAGAATTTTTACCAAATACAATTTTGAGAAATATAACAATGGCCTTCGAAAAGGAGCTT TGCTAAGCTTAGCCATCTCTACATTCTTTCAGCTTTTGAGCCTTATCTTGTATGCATTTTACTTTTCCAAGTTATCCATAGTAAAATACTACCGCTCAAAGGCAGCCTCGGAAGGAGCAAAAACCTACATTCAAAATGTTGATACAAACCaacaa GTTGGATTTGTTGCTAATCAACAAGATGGGTTAAGCCATAAGAAGCTATTTATTGAAAACATTGATTATTTTGCAATTATATTTATGACATATGTATTAACCCTATCTATCATGCCTGGATTCTTGTATGAAGATACTGGAATACACAAGCTAGGAACATG GTATCCACTTGTTTTGATGACAATGTACAACATTATGGATCtaatatcatcatatattcCCCTCATCAAATGTTTGAAGTTGGAATCTAGAAAAGGCTTATTAGTTACAACTCTTTCAAGATTCTTGTTGGTCCCTGCATTTTACTTCACAGCAAAATATGGTGACCAAGGTTGGATGATTCTACTTGTATCTTACTTAGGACTAACCAATGGTTATGTCACTGTTTGTGTATACACAGTGGTACCTAAAGGATACAAG GGTTCTGAACAAAATGCATTGGGTAATATGCTTGCATTGTGGCTTCTAAGTGGTGTATTTGTTGGAGTTGTTCTTGGTTGGTTGTGGCTAATTGGAAACTCTGTTCCAAAAACACAATAG